In the Telopea speciosissima isolate NSW1024214 ecotype Mountain lineage chromosome 2, Tspe_v1, whole genome shotgun sequence genome, one interval contains:
- the LOC122651650 gene encoding glutathione S-transferase U22-like: MAEEVTLLDFWASPYGMRCRIALAEKGVNYEHKEENLRHKSPLLLQMNPVHKKIPVLIHDGKPICESLNIVQYIDEIWKDNSPLLPSDPYQRAQARFWADFIDKKAFEMGAKVWKTKGEEQETAKKDFIECLKLLEGELGDKPYFSGESFGFVDVSLIPFYCWFDACENCANFSIEATCPKLISWAKRCMEKESVSKSLPEPQKIYKYALYLRKFYGIG, from the exons ATGGCTGAGGAAGTGACTCTTCTGGACTTCTGGGCAAGCCCATATGGGATGAGATGCAGAATCGCCTTGGCCGAGAAAGGCGTCAACTATGAGCACAAGGAAGAAAATCTCCGGCACAAGAGCCCTTTGCTTCTCCAGATGAACCCTGTTCATAAGAAGATCCCTGTCTTGATCCATGATGGGAAACCCATCTGTGAATCACTGAACATTGTTCAATACATTGATGAAATTTGGAAAGATAACTCTCCCCTGTTGCCTTCTGATCCTTACCAGCGTGCTCAAGCCAGGTTCTGGGCTGATTTTATCGACAAGAAG GCTTTCGAAATGGGGGCAAAGGTATGGAAGACCAAAGGAGAAGAGCAAGAGACAGCGAAGAAGGATTTCATAGAATGCTTGAAACTGTTGGAAGGAGAGCTTGGTGACAAGCCTTACTTCAGTGGTGAGAGCTTTGGGTTCGTGGATGTCAGCCTTATCCCCTTCTACTGCTGGTTCGATGCATGTGAGAATTGTGCCAACTTCAGCATTGAAGCTACTTGTCCAAAGCTGATTTCTTGGGCCAAGAGGTGCATGGAGAAGGAGAGTGTGTCAAAGTCCCTTCCTGAGCCACAGAAGATTTATAAATACGCTCTGTATCTCAGGAAGTTTTATGGGATTGGGTAA
- the LOC122651648 gene encoding glutathione S-transferase U25-like produces the protein MAEEFVLLNFFASPFGMRVKVALAEKGIEYEHKDENLFDKSPLLLLMNPVHKKIPVLIHNGTPICESLIIVQYIDEISKDKSPLLPSDPYQCAHARFWGDFVDKKIHPTGRKMLASKGEEQEAGKKELFEGLKLMEGELGDKPYFNGETFGFVDLSFVPFNVWFYTYENVGKFSMEAEFPKLVAWGKRCMEKESVSKSLADPHKIYNFVMERRKIMGLE, from the exons ATGGCAGAAGAGTTTGTTCTCTTAAACTTTTTCGCTAGCCCTTTTGGGATGAGAGTGAAAGTGGCCTTGGCCGAGAAGGGAATCGAATACGAACACAAGGACGAGAACCTGTTCGACAAAAGTCCTCTGCTTCTGCTGATGAACCCAGTCCACAAGAAGATCCCTGTTTTGATCCATAACGGGACACCCATCTGTGAATCTCTAATCATAGTTCAATATATAGATGAGATTTCGAAGGACAAGTCTCCTTTGTTACCCTCTGATCCTTACCAGTGTGCTCACGCCAGGTTCTGGGGTGATTTCGTCGACAAGAAG ATTCACCCAACTGGAAGGAAGATGTTGGCCAGCAAAGGGGAAGAGCAAGAGGCAGGAAAGAAGGAATTGTTTGAGGGATTGAAACTGATGGAAGGAGAGCTCGGAGACAAGCCTTACTTTAATGGTGAGACCTTTGGTTTTGTGGACCTGAGCTTTGTCCCCTTTAACGTTTGGTTTTACACCTATGAAAACGTTGGCAAATTCAGCATGGAAGCTGAATTCCCAAAACTAGTTGCTTGGGGGAAAAGATGCATGGAAAAGGAAAGTGTGTCCAAGTCTCTCGCCGATCCACACAAGATTTATAACTTCGTTATGGAACGAAGGAAGATAATGGGACTAGAGTAA